From Spirosoma agri, one genomic window encodes:
- a CDS encoding beta-N-acetylhexosaminidase, producing MNIPSVGSLFLFFLVHVASAQQPIHLIPQPVDVQPQQGTFTISKTTTISYNQPKAQAVAAMTAQQLNTPTGFGLNAKSGKKGAIQFDLNATPNPKLGKEGYTLDASSKGVVITANEPAGLFYGMQSLIQLLPKEIESKKPASAAWTLPAVRITDYPRFAWRGIMLDVSRHFFSKEDVKKYIDEIAKLKYNTFHWHLSDDNGWRIEIKSLPKLTEVGAWRVQRSGHFGDRLDPKPGEAVPYGGFYTQEDIKEVVKFAQDRNVTIVPEIDVPGHSMAALAAYPELSCTKTPVMVNPGTAFATWYGNGTFKMFQENTLNPSDEKVYEFLDKVFTEVAALFPNPYIHVGGDECYKGYWAQDPGCQALMKQLNIRHVEDLQGYFMNRVEKILKAKGKKLLGWDEILEGGISPEATLMSWRGIKGGIEAAQMGHDVVMTPSTFAYIDYQQSDVDPPIYAMLRTKKSYSFDPVPEGVDAKHILGGQANLWTEQIPTLRYAEYMTYPRGWALADVYWSPKESKNWEKFVPRMEAHFDRADVAQVNYSRAVYDAIIKTSQKNGKLVLELDSEVPNLDIYYTIDDTMPDAFSTKYRQAVELPEGPITLRVITYRAGKPIGHLIVMSRDALQKRAGR from the coding sequence ATGAACATACCAAGCGTTGGTAGTTTATTTCTGTTTTTCCTGGTGCATGTTGCCAGTGCGCAACAGCCCATTCATCTTATTCCTCAGCCCGTTGATGTGCAACCGCAACAGGGTACGTTTACGATCAGCAAAACCACAACGATTAGCTACAATCAGCCCAAAGCCCAGGCGGTAGCCGCCATGACGGCGCAACAACTGAATACACCAACCGGGTTTGGACTAAACGCAAAATCCGGTAAAAAAGGTGCGATCCAGTTCGATCTGAACGCAACACCGAATCCAAAGCTCGGTAAAGAAGGCTACACGCTTGATGCCTCGTCGAAAGGGGTCGTTATCACGGCCAACGAGCCAGCCGGTCTTTTCTACGGAATGCAGTCGCTGATTCAGCTTCTACCTAAAGAAATTGAAAGTAAGAAGCCCGCCAGTGCCGCCTGGACACTGCCCGCCGTTCGTATCACCGATTACCCGCGCTTTGCTTGGCGGGGTATTATGCTCGATGTGAGTCGCCATTTCTTCTCCAAAGAAGACGTGAAAAAATACATCGATGAGATTGCTAAGCTGAAATACAACACCTTTCACTGGCACCTGAGCGATGATAACGGCTGGCGAATCGAGATCAAGTCATTGCCCAAACTGACGGAAGTCGGAGCCTGGCGCGTTCAGCGGTCGGGTCATTTTGGCGACCGACTCGACCCTAAACCGGGCGAAGCTGTTCCATACGGCGGTTTTTATACCCAGGAGGACATCAAAGAAGTTGTCAAATTCGCGCAGGATCGTAACGTTACCATCGTTCCCGAAATCGACGTTCCCGGTCATAGTATGGCCGCCCTGGCTGCCTATCCAGAGCTGAGTTGCACCAAAACGCCGGTCATGGTCAATCCCGGAACGGCCTTTGCCACCTGGTACGGCAACGGGACGTTCAAGATGTTCCAGGAAAACACACTGAATCCGTCGGATGAAAAAGTGTATGAGTTTCTGGATAAGGTTTTCACCGAAGTAGCGGCCCTTTTTCCGAATCCGTACATCCACGTCGGTGGCGATGAGTGCTACAAAGGCTACTGGGCACAGGACCCCGGTTGTCAGGCGCTGATGAAGCAGTTAAACATTCGGCACGTTGAAGACTTGCAGGGGTACTTCATGAACCGCGTTGAGAAGATTCTGAAAGCAAAAGGGAAAAAGCTGCTCGGCTGGGACGAAATTCTGGAAGGTGGTATTTCGCCGGAAGCAACGCTGATGAGCTGGCGGGGTATTAAGGGCGGCATCGAAGCCGCTCAGATGGGCCATGACGTGGTGATGACCCCATCGACGTTTGCCTACATCGATTATCAGCAGAGCGACGTCGATCCGCCTATTTATGCGATGCTGCGTACCAAAAAAAGCTACAGTTTTGATCCGGTGCCCGAGGGTGTCGACGCGAAACACATTCTGGGCGGGCAGGCCAATCTCTGGACGGAACAGATTCCGACGCTTCGTTACGCCGAGTACATGACCTATCCACGCGGGTGGGCACTGGCCGATGTGTACTGGTCGCCGAAGGAGTCGAAAAACTGGGAAAAATTTGTGCCTCGTATGGAAGCTCATTTTGACCGTGCCGATGTGGCGCAGGTCAATTATTCGCGGGCGGTTTACGACGCGATTATCAAAACGAGCCAGAAGAACGGGAAACTGGTGCTGGAACTGGACAGTGAGGTGCCTAACCTGGATATCTACTACACGATTGACGATACCATGCCCGACGCCTTTTCGACGAAGTACAGGCAGGCGGTCGAATTACCGGAAGGACCGATCACGCTTCGGGTGATCACGTACCGGGCCGGAAAACCGATTGGGCATTTGATCGTTATGTCGCGCGACGCGTTGCAGAAGCGTGCCGGACGGTGA
- the ggt gene encoding gamma-glutamyltransferase: protein MKHPLLVSALLLAGGLASSTYAQDRLSGKTFATRAVVMARHGMACTSHPLSTQAAVDVLRSGGNAIDAAIAANAMEGLVEPHVNGIGGDLFAIVWDAKTKKLYGLNASGRSPYSLTLAELQKRGLKHIPSDGPLPVSVPGCVDGWFELHKRFGRTPMPKILSHAIRYAREGYPVHDEAAYYWPTMLNRFGKYPNVKETYAINGAAPKRGDLFKNPALANTLEKIAKGGRDAFYKGDIAQSIDGFMKKMGGYLSAKDLADHTSEWVEPVSTNYRGYDVWELPPNSQGIAALQMLNILEGYDFSQTPWGSPEHIHRFIEAKKLAFEDRAKYYADPAFAKIPVKELVSKEYATERRKLIDLTRAASRVDAGNPALKQGDTIYLTVADDEGNMVSLIQSNYRGFGSGMVPDGLGFMLQDRGELYSLIDGQNNTFAPHKRPFQTIIPAFITKDGEPFMSFGVMGGSFQPLGHVQIVMNMIDFGMNPQEAGDAPRIDHSGSSEPTGEKMTDSGLITLESGYPYETIRDLMRRGHKVGYGMGGYGGYQAIMYDPKNKVYHGATESRKDGQAAGF from the coding sequence ATGAAACACCCTTTATTGGTCAGTGCCTTGCTTTTAGCGGGCGGCTTGGCATCGTCGACCTACGCGCAGGATCGGCTCAGCGGGAAAACCTTCGCAACGCGGGCCGTGGTGATGGCCCGGCACGGAATGGCTTGCACATCACATCCCCTTTCGACCCAGGCTGCGGTCGACGTACTTCGGTCAGGGGGCAACGCCATCGACGCGGCTATTGCGGCCAATGCGATGGAGGGGCTGGTTGAACCGCACGTCAACGGCATCGGTGGTGATCTCTTTGCGATCGTCTGGGATGCCAAAACCAAAAAGTTGTATGGACTTAACGCGTCAGGACGGTCACCGTATAGCCTGACGCTGGCCGAACTGCAAAAGCGGGGTTTGAAACATATTCCGTCGGATGGACCACTGCCTGTTTCGGTGCCGGGTTGTGTCGATGGGTGGTTTGAACTGCACAAGCGGTTTGGCCGGACACCCATGCCTAAAATCCTGTCACACGCCATTCGCTACGCCCGCGAAGGCTACCCGGTTCACGACGAAGCCGCTTATTACTGGCCCACTATGTTGAACCGGTTCGGTAAATACCCTAATGTGAAGGAAACCTACGCCATCAACGGAGCTGCACCGAAACGGGGTGATTTGTTCAAGAATCCCGCATTGGCCAATACACTCGAAAAGATTGCCAAAGGGGGACGGGATGCGTTTTATAAAGGGGATATTGCGCAGAGCATCGATGGGTTCATGAAAAAGATGGGCGGTTACCTCAGCGCGAAAGACCTGGCCGATCATACCTCGGAATGGGTTGAGCCGGTCTCGACCAATTACCGGGGCTACGATGTGTGGGAGTTGCCGCCAAATAGTCAGGGTATCGCTGCGTTGCAGATGCTGAACATTCTTGAAGGATACGATTTTTCGCAAACGCCCTGGGGAAGTCCCGAACACATCCACCGGTTTATCGAAGCGAAGAAGCTGGCGTTCGAAGATCGCGCCAAATACTATGCCGACCCGGCGTTTGCCAAGATCCCCGTGAAGGAACTGGTATCGAAGGAGTATGCCACTGAACGCCGTAAGCTCATCGACCTGACGCGCGCAGCCAGTCGCGTGGATGCGGGTAATCCGGCGTTGAAACAGGGCGACACCATCTACCTGACCGTTGCCGACGACGAAGGAAATATGGTCTCGCTGATCCAGAGTAACTACCGTGGATTTGGTTCGGGTATGGTTCCTGATGGCCTTGGCTTTATGCTTCAGGATCGGGGTGAGTTGTACAGCCTGATCGACGGACAGAATAACACCTTTGCGCCCCACAAACGACCCTTTCAGACCATTATTCCCGCGTTTATAACGAAAGATGGGGAACCGTTTATGAGCTTCGGCGTGATGGGTGGAAGCTTTCAGCCGCTGGGCCACGTTCAGATCGTTATGAACATGATCGATTTCGGGATGAATCCGCAGGAAGCGGGCGATGCGCCCCGGATCGATCATTCGGGGTCATCGGAGCCAACCGGCGAAAAAATGACGGATTCGGGTCTGATAACGCTGGAATCGGGGTATCCCTACGAAACGATCCGTGACCTGATGCGCCGGGGTCACAAGGTCGGTTACGGCATGGGGGGCTACGGTGGCTATCAGGCCATTATGTACGACCCCAAAAATAAAGTCTATCATGGGGCCACTGAATCCCGCAAGGACGGCCAGGCCGCTGGCTTCTGA
- a CDS encoding DPP IV N-terminal domain-containing protein has product MKSIPELINPRAALFGLILFFLFITQLKANTIDSIRVTVTEGTNMAADLSPDKSKIVIDLQGTIWIVPATGGVAKPITDNLGDCRQPSWSPDGNQIVFHAFWDGRYHIWTVPATGGKPKQLTSGIQDDREPQWSPDGKRIVFSSDRSGNYDIWQLTLANGQLTQLTTDSGNDFNPAFSPDGSRVVFVSDRTDAPGIYVTAPGGSEKIVSPSNAKLAGPAWQPDGSHIFYNALTKSQSGLETVSVADNKTQMLTEVADDVFPFRVSWFSSDEYLYTANGLLKRRKIGSKTAQTIPFQAIIALPRNRYKRKTYDFDSQQPQVVKGIKGATISPDGKQIAFAALGDLWILAKGTKSPERITQGPTMELEPNWSPDGTKLVYVSDRNGNMDVWIRDLKTGQDKLLSDMADDLHYPTWSPDGSKVAFYQSDARNAWGRSTLYTADVTYTADVTVPKTQKIHESIFVPSQATWSADGRTIAVSALHPYSSRYREGVSEVLLISLDGKNDRYVSPALAHSLATRGQNGPVWSPDGTKMAYVLDGLLWLTDVKPDGSIVGTPRQLTSEQVDTPTWTGDSKSLLVLATDVLKQVYVADGRIEVIPMDLAWKISQPTGTVVVHAGRLFDGKSATYRTNVDILIDGHRIKAIEPHKAGRTGTLIDASTKTVIPGLFEMHTHQHSMVGEKIGRLWLSFGITSIREPGADPYDALERKESWASGVRPGPRQFFTGGLTDGTRIYYGAATSINSDEQLDRELNRSVRLGYDLIKTYVRMPDAMQQRITTFAHAHGMPVSSHEIFPAMRYDVDAVEHIGGTSRRGYSPKITAMNRSYQDVIQLLAKSGMNITPTASLQGGFSVLGTKDPSLYENRQYRAFYSEEYNNTLQAGAAQYAKLSPGYLTNFGNLQKGVKALVDAGAHVTTGTDSPFVPYGLSLHTELQCFVGAGLTPYQALRSATLWAAETVGVSKDLGSIEPGKLADLVIVNGDPLTKITDALNVEQVIKNGQVMPIDRLLTRP; this is encoded by the coding sequence ATGAAATCTATACCTGAACTGATTAACCCGAGAGCAGCCCTTTTTGGCTTAATTCTATTTTTTCTTTTTATAACCCAATTAAAGGCTAACACGATCGACTCAATTCGGGTCACGGTTACGGAAGGTACCAACATGGCGGCCGACCTCTCCCCCGACAAGTCGAAGATCGTCATCGATTTGCAGGGAACCATCTGGATAGTACCCGCAACCGGTGGAGTCGCTAAGCCCATTACCGATAATTTGGGTGACTGTCGCCAGCCAAGCTGGTCGCCCGATGGGAATCAGATTGTGTTCCATGCTTTTTGGGATGGCCGCTATCATATCTGGACCGTTCCGGCAACGGGCGGCAAGCCAAAACAACTAACGTCGGGCATTCAGGATGACCGCGAACCGCAGTGGTCGCCCGATGGAAAACGGATTGTGTTCTCGTCGGATCGTAGCGGCAATTACGACATCTGGCAACTTACGCTGGCCAATGGTCAATTAACCCAACTCACCACCGATTCGGGCAACGATTTCAATCCGGCCTTCTCGCCCGATGGGTCACGGGTTGTCTTCGTTTCCGACCGAACCGATGCGCCGGGAATTTATGTAACAGCACCCGGTGGCTCCGAAAAGATCGTCTCACCGTCGAACGCTAAACTCGCCGGACCAGCCTGGCAGCCGGATGGTTCGCATATTTTTTATAACGCGCTGACTAAATCGCAAAGTGGGCTGGAAACGGTGTCGGTAGCGGACAATAAAACACAAATGCTCACCGAAGTCGCCGACGACGTATTTCCATTCCGGGTAAGCTGGTTCTCATCGGACGAATACCTGTACACGGCGAATGGCCTGCTGAAACGTCGGAAGATTGGCAGCAAAACAGCACAGACGATTCCGTTTCAGGCCATCATCGCGTTACCTCGTAACAGGTATAAGCGCAAGACATACGACTTCGATAGCCAGCAGCCGCAGGTTGTCAAAGGCATCAAGGGAGCAACTATTTCGCCCGATGGCAAGCAGATCGCGTTCGCGGCTCTGGGCGATTTGTGGATACTGGCAAAAGGCACGAAATCACCCGAACGAATAACGCAGGGACCGACTATGGAACTTGAACCGAACTGGTCGCCAGACGGGACAAAACTCGTTTACGTGTCTGATCGCAACGGCAACATGGATGTCTGGATTCGGGATCTGAAAACGGGTCAGGATAAACTTCTGAGCGACATGGCCGACGATCTCCACTACCCGACCTGGTCGCCCGATGGCAGCAAGGTGGCTTTTTACCAAAGCGATGCGCGTAACGCCTGGGGCCGCAGCACCCTCTATACCGCCGATGTGACTTACACTGCTGACGTAACGGTGCCTAAAACGCAAAAAATACACGAGTCGATCTTTGTTCCCAGTCAGGCTACGTGGTCGGCGGATGGCAGAACCATTGCTGTGTCGGCCCTTCACCCCTACTCGTCGCGGTATCGGGAAGGCGTTAGTGAGGTGCTGCTGATTTCGCTCGATGGTAAGAATGATCGGTATGTCTCACCCGCTCTGGCGCACAGCCTCGCTACCCGTGGTCAAAACGGCCCGGTCTGGTCGCCCGATGGCACCAAAATGGCCTACGTTCTCGATGGGTTGTTGTGGCTGACGGACGTAAAACCGGATGGGTCCATCGTGGGAACGCCCCGCCAACTAACCAGCGAACAAGTTGACACGCCCACCTGGACCGGCGATTCAAAGAGTTTGCTCGTTCTGGCTACGGATGTTCTGAAACAGGTCTACGTAGCCGATGGTCGCATCGAAGTAATTCCGATGGATTTGGCCTGGAAAATTAGCCAGCCTACGGGTACCGTCGTGGTCCACGCCGGACGGTTGTTCGACGGAAAATCAGCGACTTACCGTACGAATGTCGATATTCTGATCGATGGTCACCGCATTAAAGCCATCGAGCCCCACAAAGCGGGTCGTACAGGTACGCTGATCGACGCATCGACAAAAACAGTTATTCCAGGGCTGTTCGAGATGCACACGCATCAGCATTCGATGGTTGGGGAGAAGATTGGGCGGCTATGGCTTTCGTTCGGTATCACCTCCATCCGCGAGCCGGGTGCTGACCCCTACGATGCGCTTGAACGGAAGGAATCCTGGGCGAGTGGTGTCCGGCCCGGTCCGCGTCAGTTTTTCACCGGTGGCCTCACCGACGGCACCCGGATCTATTACGGTGCTGCTACTAGCATCAACTCCGACGAGCAACTCGACCGCGAACTAAACCGCTCGGTCCGGCTGGGGTACGACCTGATTAAAACGTACGTTCGGATGCCCGACGCCATGCAGCAACGGATTACGACCTTCGCTCACGCCCACGGTATGCCGGTGTCCTCGCACGAAATTTTCCCGGCTATGCGCTACGACGTGGATGCCGTTGAGCATATCGGCGGAACAAGTCGGCGCGGGTATTCGCCCAAGATTACGGCTATGAACCGGAGCTACCAAGACGTGATTCAGTTACTGGCCAAATCCGGCATGAACATCACACCAACGGCTTCCTTACAGGGCGGCTTTTCAGTCCTGGGTACGAAAGATCCGAGTTTATACGAGAACCGACAATACCGGGCTTTTTATTCGGAAGAGTACAACAACACACTTCAGGCGGGAGCAGCCCAGTACGCCAAGCTCAGTCCGGGGTATCTGACCAATTTCGGCAACTTGCAGAAAGGAGTAAAGGCACTGGTTGATGCGGGGGCGCACGTCACAACCGGCACTGACAGTCCATTTGTTCCCTACGGATTAAGTCTCCATACCGAATTACAATGCTTTGTGGGTGCGGGTCTAACACCTTATCAGGCGCTACGTTCGGCTACACTCTGGGCCGCCGAAACGGTGGGTGTCAGCAAGGATTTAGGCTCCATCGAACCGGGAAAACTCGCCGATCTGGTCATCGTCAACGGTGATCCGCTGACCAAAATAACCGATGCGCTGAACGTTGAGCAAGTCATTAAAAACGGGCAGGTCATGCCCATTGACCGATTGCTGACGCGCCCGTAA
- a CDS encoding sodium-translocating pyrophosphatase — protein sequence MNYSVYLAPVLGIVGLLVMFTKFLWVSRQDAGDARMQEIAGYIADGAIAFLKAEWRVLTYFGVVVALLLGYMGSLVPNSSPIIGLSFILGAFLSALAGYIGMNIATKANVRTAHAARTSLKRALEVSFTGGSVMGIGVAGLAVLGLGGLFIILYKLYVGADGDVNGLPMEKTLEVLAGFSLGAESIALFARVGGGIYTKAADVGADLVGKVEAGIPEDDPRNPATIADNVGDNVGDVAGMGADLFGSYVATILATMVLGREIKIPADLNIYGHSPIVLPMVIAGLGLIFSIIATYFVRVKDDNGSVQGALNLGNWASIGMTLVASYFLVTSYLPDVTMTIRGVEFTRMDVFYAIVTGLIVGALMSSITEYYTAMGRRPVLSIIRQSATGAATNIIGGLSVGMESTVLPILVLAAGIYTSYHFAGLYGVAISAAGMMATTAMQLAIDAFGPIADNAGGIAEMSYLPEEVRGRTDILDAVGNTTAATGKGFAIASAALTALALFAAFVGLSGISAIDIYKADVLAGLFVGAMIPFIFSSLAIAAVGRAAMAMVEEVRRQFRDIPGIMEGTGKPEYEKCVAISTQASIREMMLPGAIALSVPVIVGFIFGPEVLGGLLAGVTVSGVLMGIFMNNAGGAWDNAKKSFEKGVLINGEMFYKKSEPHKASVTGDTVGDPFKDTSGPSMNILIKLMSIVSLVIAPYIAVQSSDTPGYDREGKVAAGTEVPLEESTAADNDDVSTPNAKLGAFSIQKLTSGVALNIPEFGVENKLLTFIKSDKPVDKTTWFDFDRLTFDTGAATLKPESQEQLKNIAEILKAYPAVHVKLGGYTDNTGKAASNLKLSQDRANSVRVELEKLGIGSERLAAEGYGQEHPVASNGTEEGKAQNRRISIRVTEK from the coding sequence ATGAATTACAGCGTCTATTTAGCGCCTGTGTTAGGTATTGTTGGCCTGTTGGTGATGTTTACAAAATTTCTCTGGGTTTCGCGGCAGGACGCTGGCGACGCCCGGATGCAGGAAATTGCCGGATACATCGCCGACGGGGCTATTGCCTTTCTTAAAGCCGAGTGGCGGGTACTTACTTACTTCGGGGTTGTTGTTGCTTTGTTACTGGGTTACATGGGTTCTCTCGTGCCTAATTCGAGCCCAATCATTGGTCTGTCGTTCATATTGGGTGCCTTTCTGTCGGCGTTGGCCGGCTATATCGGTATGAACATTGCCACCAAGGCCAACGTCCGGACGGCCCATGCGGCTCGTACCAGCCTGAAGCGTGCGCTCGAGGTTTCGTTCACCGGCGGTTCGGTTATGGGCATTGGCGTGGCCGGTCTGGCGGTGCTGGGCCTTGGCGGGCTATTCATCATTCTCTATAAATTGTACGTCGGTGCCGATGGCGATGTTAATGGCCTGCCAATGGAGAAGACGCTCGAAGTACTGGCCGGTTTCTCGCTTGGTGCCGAATCCATCGCGTTGTTTGCCCGTGTCGGGGGCGGTATTTATACGAAAGCCGCCGACGTTGGCGCTGACCTGGTTGGTAAAGTTGAAGCCGGTATTCCGGAAGATGATCCCCGAAATCCGGCAACCATTGCCGATAACGTAGGGGATAACGTGGGGGACGTAGCCGGTATGGGGGCTGACTTGTTTGGCTCATACGTGGCGACCATTCTGGCGACGATGGTGCTTGGCCGCGAAATCAAAATTCCCGCCGACCTGAATATTTACGGCCATTCGCCCATCGTGTTACCGATGGTCATTGCTGGTTTAGGACTAATCTTTTCGATTATCGCTACTTATTTTGTCCGGGTGAAAGACGACAACGGCAGTGTACAGGGCGCGTTGAACCTGGGCAACTGGGCATCAATCGGCATGACACTGGTAGCGTCTTATTTTCTGGTGACAAGCTATTTGCCCGACGTTACGATGACGATTCGGGGTGTTGAATTTACGCGGATGGATGTGTTTTACGCCATTGTGACGGGCCTGATCGTGGGGGCGCTGATGTCGTCGATCACGGAATATTATACCGCTATGGGTCGTCGGCCGGTATTGTCGATCATTCGTCAGTCAGCAACGGGTGCGGCTACCAATATTATCGGCGGCTTGTCGGTGGGTATGGAATCGACCGTATTACCTATTCTGGTGCTGGCGGCTGGTATCTACACGTCGTATCACTTTGCCGGCTTGTACGGTGTAGCTATTTCGGCGGCTGGCATGATGGCTACAACGGCCATGCAGCTGGCGATTGATGCCTTCGGTCCCATCGCCGATAACGCGGGGGGAATCGCCGAGATGAGCTACCTGCCCGAGGAGGTTCGGGGTCGAACCGACATTCTGGATGCCGTTGGTAATACGACTGCGGCAACCGGAAAAGGGTTTGCTATTGCATCGGCTGCGCTGACAGCGTTGGCATTATTCGCTGCTTTCGTGGGTCTTTCGGGCATTTCGGCCATCGATATTTACAAGGCTGATGTGCTGGCGGGCCTGTTCGTGGGGGCCATGATTCCGTTCATTTTCTCGTCGCTGGCGATTGCTGCCGTGGGTCGGGCGGCCATGGCGATGGTGGAAGAAGTGCGACGCCAGTTTCGGGATATTCCGGGTATTATGGAAGGAACGGGCAAACCCGAATACGAAAAATGCGTAGCCATTTCAACCCAGGCATCAATTCGGGAGATGATGTTGCCTGGAGCGATTGCGCTGTCCGTACCCGTAATCGTCGGTTTTATTTTTGGTCCCGAAGTATTGGGTGGTCTGTTAGCGGGGGTCACGGTTTCGGGCGTGTTGATGGGTATTTTTATGAACAACGCCGGTGGCGCGTGGGATAACGCCAAGAAGTCGTTCGAAAAGGGGGTGCTGATCAATGGCGAAATGTTCTACAAGAAATCGGAGCCGCACAAAGCGTCCGTGACGGGTGATACTGTCGGCGATCCGTTCAAGGATACATCCGGCCCGTCGATGAACATTCTGATCAAACTGATGTCGATCGTGTCGCTGGTCATTGCGCCCTACATCGCCGTGCAATCGTCGGATACGCCGGGCTACGATCGGGAAGGTAAGGTAGCGGCTGGCACGGAAGTTCCGCTGGAAGAGTCAACGGCGGCTGATAACGACGACGTTAGCACCCCGAATGCCAAGCTGGGTGCGTTCAGCATTCAGAAGCTGACGAGTGGTGTTGCGCTGAACATTCCCGAGTTTGGGGTCGAAAACAAGCTGCTGACGTTTATCAAAAGTGACAAGCCTGTCGATAAAACGACCTGGTTCGATTTCGACCGGCTGACCTTCGACACGGGGGCGGCTACCTTAAAACCTGAATCGCAGGAACAGCTGAAAAACATCGCCGAAATTCTGAAAGCGTATCCCGCTGTACACGTGAAGCTTGGTGGCTACACCGACAACACGGGCAAAGCGGCCAGCAACCTCAAACTCTCGCAGGACCGGGCCAATTCGGTGCGGGTTGAACTGGAAAAATTGGGTATCGGCAGTGAGCGTCTGGCGGCCGAGGGATACGGACAGGAACACCCCGTTGCGTCGAATGGAACCGAAGAGGGTAAGGCCCAAAACCGCCGGATTTCGATTCGGGTAACGGAGAAGTAG
- a CDS encoding 50S ribosomal protein L25/general stress protein Ctc: MKKIEIVGYQRANLGRAESQAIRAEGNVPCVLYGGDEQVHFYAPAILFRDLLYSPNIYEVALNIEGAEYRAVLQESQFHPVSDVLLHVDFLQITDGKSIKVAVPVRLVGTAPGVQKGGKLVTRVRKLRVKGLVENIPDFIDVDVSDLDLGKSVRVGQIVVKDFELLEQASNPVASIEIPRALRGTVSAK, translated from the coding sequence ATGAAAAAAATCGAGATTGTAGGGTATCAACGAGCGAATCTCGGCCGTGCGGAGTCACAAGCGATTCGGGCCGAGGGTAATGTTCCGTGCGTGTTATACGGAGGAGATGAGCAGGTGCATTTCTACGCGCCAGCTATCCTGTTCCGCGACCTGCTCTATTCGCCGAACATTTATGAAGTGGCCCTCAACATTGAAGGCGCTGAATACCGGGCGGTTCTTCAGGAATCCCAATTCCACCCAGTGAGCGACGTATTGTTACACGTCGACTTCCTGCAAATCACGGACGGCAAATCAATTAAGGTTGCGGTTCCGGTTCGGTTGGTTGGAACGGCTCCTGGCGTACAAAAAGGGGGTAAACTGGTAACCCGCGTTCGGAAACTGCGCGTGAAGGGCCTTGTTGAAAACATCCCTGATTTCATCGACGTTGACGTATCAGATCTTGATCTGGGCAAATCCGTTCGCGTTGGTCAGATTGTTGTAAAAGACTTCGAACTGCTTGAGCAGGCTTCGAACCCAGTGGCCAGCATTGAAATCCCACGTGCACTGCGTGGTACGGTTTCGGCCAAATAA
- a CDS encoding ribose-phosphate pyrophosphokinase produces the protein MASFNPVKIFSGSQSTYLAEKIAHYYGKDLGGYTCRRFSDGEMSPSFEESVRGCDVFLIQSTPPPGDNLMELLLMVDAARRASAHYVTVVIPYFGYARQDRKDKPRVSIAAKLVANMLAASGVDRLMTIDLHAGQIQGFFDFPVDHLEGTSVFVPYIKSLNLENLVVASPDVGGANRARTFAKHFNADIVLCDKHRKRANEIASMQVIGDVEGANVVLVDDLIDTGGTMAKAAQIIMDKGAASVRAVCTHPIMSGRAHENISNSILDELVVADTLPMKQPNEKIRVLSVAELFAKAIGRIRDHESISSLFIKN, from the coding sequence ATGGCTTCGTTCAATCCGGTTAAGATTTTTTCAGGGAGTCAATCCACTTACTTAGCCGAAAAAATCGCGCACTACTACGGGAAAGACCTGGGCGGCTATACGTGTCGGCGTTTTAGCGACGGTGAAATGTCGCCTAGCTTTGAAGAGTCGGTTCGTGGCTGCGATGTGTTCTTAATTCAGTCGACGCCCCCTCCCGGCGATAATCTGATGGAATTGCTGCTGATGGTCGATGCCGCCCGTCGGGCTTCAGCACACTACGTCACCGTTGTCATTCCGTATTTTGGGTACGCCCGTCAAGATCGTAAAGACAAACCCAGGGTATCGATTGCGGCCAAATTAGTCGCTAATATGCTGGCGGCATCGGGCGTTGACCGATTGATGACGATTGATCTACATGCCGGACAAATTCAGGGTTTTTTCGACTTCCCCGTCGACCATCTGGAAGGAACGTCGGTGTTCGTGCCGTACATTAAAAGTTTGAATCTGGAGAATCTGGTCGTTGCGTCGCCGGACGTTGGCGGTGCCAATCGCGCCCGGACGTTCGCCAAGCACTTCAATGCTGATATCGTGCTCTGCGATAAGCACCGGAAACGGGCCAACGAAATTGCGTCGATGCAGGTCATTGGTGACGTTGAAGGAGCCAATGTCGTACTCGTGGACGATTTGATCGACACGGGGGGAACAATGGCAAAGGCGGCCCAGATCATTATGGACAAAGGCGCTGCGTCGGTACGGGCGGTGTGTACGCACCCCATTATGTCAGGCAGAGCCCACGAGAATATTTCCAATTCGATATTGGATGAGCTGGTCGTTGCGGATACACTGCCGATGAAGCAGCCTAACGAAAAAATAAGAGTGCTGTCGGTAGCCGAGCTATTTGCAAAAGCCATTGGACGCATTCGGGATCATGAATCTATTAGTTCACTGTTTATAAAAAACTGA